A genome region from Geminicoccus roseus DSM 18922 includes the following:
- a CDS encoding aminotransferase class V-fold PLP-dependent enzyme — protein MRTDVQERVSAPSLDVDAVRAAFPILAEPMSGRPMVFLDSGASAQKPEAVIRAQAEFYRHDYANIHRGVYDLSQRASDAFDGARRKVQGFLGAADWREVVFTRNTTESINLVAWSFLEPKLQAGDEILVTTMEHHSNIVPWQIIAARHGAKVVAAPVSDAGELDTAALRAMIGPRTRMLACSWVSNVLGTVNPIGEIVAAAHAQGVPVLVDAAQSVQHLPVDVQALDIDFLAFSAHKIYGPSGVGVLYARREHLEGMQPWQGGGGIVDRVSFEETTYGEIPFRFEAGTPDIAGVHALAAALDWFRQFDIEAVQAHEDHLMAIGLRALQQVPGLNVLGAPAHRTGAISFWVDGLHHQDIGAMLDLDGIAIRSGHHCAQPLHRRFGLEGSARASFGIYNNEADVEALAKSLRYIVGKYG, from the coding sequence ATGCGCACCGACGTCCAGGAGCGCGTCAGCGCTCCCAGCCTCGACGTGGACGCGGTGCGCGCCGCGTTCCCGATCCTGGCCGAGCCGATGAGCGGCCGGCCGATGGTGTTCCTCGACAGCGGAGCCAGCGCCCAGAAGCCGGAAGCGGTGATCCGGGCGCAGGCCGAGTTCTACCGGCACGACTACGCCAACATCCATCGCGGCGTGTACGACCTCAGCCAGCGCGCCAGCGACGCCTTCGACGGCGCCCGCCGCAAGGTGCAGGGCTTCCTGGGGGCGGCCGACTGGCGCGAGGTCGTGTTCACCCGCAACACCACCGAATCGATCAACCTGGTCGCCTGGTCGTTCCTGGAGCCGAAGCTCCAGGCCGGCGACGAGATCCTGGTCACGACCATGGAGCACCACTCCAACATCGTGCCCTGGCAGATCATCGCCGCCCGCCACGGCGCCAAGGTGGTGGCGGCGCCGGTCAGCGATGCCGGCGAGCTCGACACGGCGGCCCTGCGCGCCATGATCGGGCCGCGCACCCGGATGCTGGCCTGCTCCTGGGTCTCCAACGTGCTGGGCACGGTCAACCCGATCGGCGAGATTGTCGCAGCGGCGCACGCCCAGGGCGTGCCGGTGCTGGTCGACGCCGCGCAGTCGGTGCAGCACCTGCCGGTGGACGTGCAGGCGCTCGACATCGACTTCCTGGCCTTCTCCGCCCACAAGATCTACGGCCCCTCCGGGGTGGGCGTCCTGTACGCCCGGCGCGAGCACCTGGAGGGCATGCAGCCCTGGCAGGGCGGCGGCGGGATCGTCGACCGGGTCTCCTTCGAGGAGACCACCTATGGCGAGATTCCGTTCCGCTTCGAGGCCGGCACGCCGGACATCGCCGGCGTGCATGCCCTGGCGGCGGCGCTGGACTGGTTTCGCCAGTTCGACATCGAGGCGGTCCAGGCCCATGAGGACCACCTGATGGCGATCGGCCTGCGCGCGCTGCAGCAGGTCCCCGGTCTGAACGTGCTGGGGGCGCCAGCCCACCGCACCGGCGCCATCTCGTTCTGGGTCGACGGCCTGCACCACCAGGACATCGGGGCGATGCTCGACCTGGACGGCATCGCGATCCGCAGCGGCCATCACTGCGCCCAGCCGCTGCACCGGCGCTTCGGCCTGGAAGGCAGTGCCCGCGCGTCGTTCGGCATCTATAACAACGAGGCCGATGTCGAGGCGCTGGCGAAGAGCCTGCGCTACATTGTCGGCAAGTATGGCTGA
- a CDS encoding class I SAM-dependent methyltransferase, protein MRHDPEEMQPWREKLAGYWDRAGHGPMRETIVQALDCFEREGRVPPLRVVDLGCGVGRDTLKLLALGHHVQAIDREAVAVERLVAACPAEARPRLVPIVGRFEEAGWAPVDLTVSSFALPFCPPDRFPALWTTIGQRLLPGGRLACQLLGPNDGFAGQPGITLHGRPEVEALLAAYRIERLEEEETDSVTPRGRAKHWHLYHLVARKR, encoded by the coding sequence ATGCGTCATGATCCTGAGGAAATGCAACCCTGGCGAGAAAAGCTGGCCGGCTACTGGGATCGGGCCGGCCATGGCCCGATGCGGGAAACAATTGTCCAGGCGCTGGACTGCTTCGAGCGGGAAGGGCGGGTGCCGCCGCTGCGGGTCGTGGATCTGGGCTGCGGGGTCGGGCGGGACACCCTGAAGCTGCTGGCGCTGGGGCATCATGTCCAGGCGATCGACCGGGAAGCGGTCGCGGTCGAGCGCCTGGTCGCCGCCTGCCCGGCCGAGGCGCGGCCGCGGCTCGTGCCGATCGTGGGCCGGTTCGAGGAGGCGGGCTGGGCGCCGGTCGACCTGACGGTCTCGTCGTTCGCACTGCCGTTCTGCCCGCCCGACCGGTTCCCGGCGCTCTGGACGACGATCGGACAGCGGCTCCTGCCGGGCGGCCGGCTCGCCTGCCAGCTGCTCGGGCCGAACGACGGGTTTGCCGGCCAGCCGGGCATCACCCTGCATGGGCGGCCGGAGGTCGAGGCCCTGCTGGCGGCTTACCGGATCGAGCGGCTGGAGGAGGAGGAAACCGACAGCGTTACCCCGCGCGGCAGGGCCAAGCACTGGCACCTCTACCACCTGGTCGCCAGGAAGCGGTGA
- a CDS encoding aspartate carbamoyltransferase catalytic subunit codes for MDDRYSLRFRGPHLLGIEGLAPYEIQDLLDRAEACVDVNRGLADRRDRLAGRTLLNLFFENSTRTRTSFELAGKRLGADVVNMEVATSSVKKGETLIDTAMTLNAMHPDVLVVRHGESGAVALLARHVRCSVVNAGDGLHEHPTQALLDALTIRRRKGRIEGLTVAICGDVLHSRVARSNMLLLLAMGARVRLIAPPTLLPGGIDAYGAEITTDMMRGLEGVDIVMMLRLQLERMQSAHLPSIREYFRLYGLTRDKLANAAPDALVLHPGPMNRGVEIDGVVADDIDRSAILDQVEMGVAVRMAVLDALAGPDREARP; via the coding sequence ATGGATGACCGATACTCCCTTCGTTTCCGCGGGCCTCATCTCCTCGGCATCGAGGGACTGGCCCCCTACGAGATCCAGGACCTGCTGGACCGCGCCGAGGCGTGCGTGGACGTCAATCGCGGCCTCGCCGACCGGCGCGACCGGCTGGCCGGGCGCACGCTCCTCAACCTGTTCTTCGAGAACTCGACCCGGACCCGGACCTCGTTCGAGCTGGCCGGCAAGCGGCTGGGCGCCGATGTGGTCAACATGGAGGTCGCCACCTCCTCGGTGAAGAAGGGCGAGACCCTGATCGACACCGCGATGACCCTGAACGCCATGCACCCGGACGTGCTGGTGGTGCGCCATGGCGAGAGCGGTGCGGTGGCCCTCCTGGCCCGCCATGTCCGCTGCTCGGTGGTCAATGCCGGGGACGGCCTGCACGAGCACCCGACCCAGGCCCTGCTCGACGCGCTGACCATCCGCCGGCGCAAGGGGCGCATCGAGGGGCTGACGGTCGCGATCTGCGGCGACGTCCTGCATTCCCGGGTGGCCCGCTCCAACATGCTGCTGCTGCTCGCCATGGGTGCCAGGGTCCGGCTGATCGCCCCGCCGACCCTGCTGCCCGGCGGCATCGACGCCTATGGCGCCGAGATCACCACCGACATGATGCGCGGCCTGGAGGGCGTGGACATCGTGATGATGCTGCGCCTGCAGCTGGAACGGATGCAATCCGCCCACCTGCCCTCGATCCGCGAATATTTCCGGCTCTACGGCCTGACCCGCGATAAGCTCGCCAACGCCGCCCCGGACGCGCTGGTCCTGCATCCCGGCCCGATGAACCGCGGCGTGGAGATCGACGGCGTGGTCGCCGACGACATCGACCGCAGCGCCATCCTGGACCAGGTGGAGATGGGCGTGGCGGTCCGCATGGCGGTGCTCGACGCCCTGGCCGGACCCGACCGGGAGGCCAGGCCATGA
- the dprA gene encoding DNA-processing protein DprA, giving the protein MATMSNLSIAPAEAFARLRLCRSDGIGPRAFGRLVLRMGSAAAVLERWHELPPVVTSQVRLAKPDAIERELQETERTGARLLFLGGPGYPEALASIHDPPPVLTMLGDPGLLEHPAVAIVGSRHASGNGRTLARSIAHGLASSLFTVVSGLARGIDTAGHEGALDQEHRTIAVIATGIDQVYPEQNAGLSARIGETGLLLTERPFGAEPRAQAFPARNRIIAGLSLGVLVVEAALRSGSLVTARLALEQGREVMAVPGSPLDERHRGTNQLIKDGAVLVEDAEDVRRVLEPLLLRQAHRPPRRSPAVEAARPGAPPVPSAGPDGTAIAEPDGLVARIVGLLGPDPLAVDDLVRQCQATTAHIHEALLELELEGRLERHGGNRVSLLFA; this is encoded by the coding sequence ATGGCGACCATGTCCAACCTGTCCATTGCCCCCGCCGAAGCCTTCGCCAGGTTGCGCCTGTGCCGCAGCGACGGGATCGGCCCCCGCGCGTTCGGCCGGCTCGTGCTGCGCATGGGCAGCGCCGCCGCCGTGCTGGAGCGATGGCACGAACTGCCGCCGGTCGTCACCAGCCAGGTGCGCCTGGCCAAGCCGGACGCAATCGAGCGGGAGTTGCAGGAGACCGAGCGCACAGGCGCCCGCCTGCTCTTCCTGGGCGGCCCGGGCTATCCCGAAGCCCTGGCCAGCATCCATGACCCGCCGCCGGTCCTGACCATGCTGGGCGATCCGGGCCTGCTGGAACACCCGGCGGTCGCGATCGTGGGCTCCCGCCATGCCAGCGGCAACGGCCGGACCCTGGCCCGCTCCATCGCGCACGGCCTCGCCTCCAGCCTGTTCACAGTCGTCTCCGGCCTGGCCCGGGGCATCGACACGGCCGGCCATGAAGGAGCCCTGGACCAGGAGCACCGCACCATCGCGGTGATCGCCACCGGCATCGACCAGGTCTATCCCGAGCAGAATGCCGGTCTTTCCGCCCGGATCGGCGAGACCGGCCTGCTGCTGACCGAGCGGCCGTTCGGCGCCGAGCCGCGGGCGCAAGCCTTTCCGGCTCGCAACCGGATCATCGCCGGCCTGTCGCTCGGTGTCCTGGTGGTGGAGGCGGCCCTGCGCTCCGGCTCGCTGGTCACCGCCCGGCTGGCCCTGGAACAGGGCCGCGAGGTGATGGCGGTGCCGGGCTCGCCGCTCGACGAGCGCCACCGGGGCACCAACCAGCTGATCAAGGACGGCGCGGTGCTGGTCGAGGACGCCGAGGACGTGCGGCGGGTCCTGGAGCCGCTGCTGCTCCGGCAGGCACACCGCCCGCCCCGGCGGTCTCCGGCCGTGGAGGCGGCCCGCCCGGGTGCCCCGCCCGTTCCGTCGGCCGGTCCGGACGGCACGGCCATCGCGGAGCCCGACGGGCTGGTCGCGCGGATCGTCGGCCTGCTCGGTCCCGACCCCCTCGCGGTTGACGATCTCGTACGCCAATGCCAAGCAACCACGGCCCATATCCATGAGGCCCTGCTCGAGCTGGAGCTCGAAGGCCGCCTGGAGCGGCATGGTGGCAACCGCGTGTCTCTCCTGTTCGCCTGA
- a CDS encoding SUF system Fe-S cluster assembly protein, with the protein MDENSGLDRAEAFLQETPEDAASRARTVEIERLGEQIVDVLKTIYDPEIPVNIYELGLIYKIDIEDGDRVIVSMTLTSPSCPVAESLPIEVENKISAVAGVTSCTVEITWDPPWHPSMMSEEAQLELGMIY; encoded by the coding sequence ATGGACGAGAACAGCGGCCTCGATCGCGCCGAAGCGTTCCTGCAGGAAACGCCCGAAGACGCCGCCAGCCGGGCGCGCACCGTCGAGATCGAACGGCTGGGCGAGCAGATCGTCGACGTGCTCAAGACGATCTACGACCCCGAGATCCCGGTGAACATCTACGAGCTCGGGCTGATCTACAAGATCGACATCGAGGACGGCGACCGGGTGATCGTCTCGATGACCCTGACCTCGCCGAGCTGCCCGGTCGCGGAATCCCTGCCGATCGAGGTGGAGAACAAGATTTCCGCCGTCGCGGGCGTGACGTCGTGCACGGTGGAGATCACCTGGGATCCGCCATGGCATCCCTCGATGATGTCCGAAGAAGCCCAGCTCGAACTCGGCATGATCTACTGA
- the topA gene encoding type I DNA topoisomerase: MNVVVVESPTKAKTINKYLGEGFTVLPSYGHVRDLPEKDGSVLPDDDFRMIYEVQEEKKKRIDEIARAVRTADRLVLATDPDREGEAISWHVLSALTDKKAIKKDLRVERVLFYEVTKPAVLEAMKAPRQLDHHLIDAYQARRALDYLVGFTLSPVLWRKLQGSRSAGRVQSVALRLVCEREAEIEAFVAREYWTIAVGCRTQGGDAFTARLAKLDGRKLDRFDLPDEVAAQAAVRAIEAATFQVGSVEKKQVGRNPSPPFSTSTLQQEASRKLGFSADRTMRTAQRLFEGANLNGEQVGLITYMRTDSVALSGDAIGQCRRWIEKRFSERYLPEKPRTFKTKTKNAQEAHEAIRPTDVFRTPQEIGKFLDDDQRRLYELIWKRTVACQMAAAVLDRVTAEIEAVDGSVGLRATGQTVTFPGFLELYQEGRDDPSADDDDDSRLLPPMVQGEPVGREKVEPAQHFTEPPPRFTEASLVKRMEELGIGRPSTYASILSVLQARQYVRLEQKRFVPESRGRIVIAFLTSFFDQYVQPDFTAKLEDQLDDVASGEIDWKAVLRAFWDPFKARIEDVKERRVAEVIDALNDALATRLFPPREDGSNPRICPTCGTGQLSLKIGKFGAFVGCSNYPECRFTRQLDVPADEAAAESQDRLLGVDPDSAEEVWLKVGRFGPYVQRGSGDTLKRSSLPPNLKPDDLDLDRAIQLLALPREIGTDPETGKPITAGINRFGPFVHLDKRFVRLGPDEDVLTVGMNRAMALLAEPPANARRAAAAPLKEVGVHPDNDQPIQLFAGRFGPYVKCGDVNASLPKSLAAEQLDLATAIRLIDERAAKGPGKKPKRGAAKKAAPAKKAAAKTAEKKPAKEAQPGDGKPAAKKAPAKKAAARKAPADAEALATPGNSDSTTKLTRSSTRRA; the protein is encoded by the coding sequence ATGAACGTCGTCGTCGTCGAATCCCCCACCAAGGCAAAGACGATCAACAAGTATCTGGGCGAGGGCTTCACGGTCCTGCCGAGCTACGGCCACGTGCGCGATCTTCCCGAGAAGGACGGCTCCGTCCTTCCCGACGACGATTTCCGCATGATCTACGAGGTCCAGGAAGAGAAGAAGAAGCGGATCGACGAGATCGCCCGGGCGGTTCGCACCGCCGACCGGCTGGTGCTCGCCACCGACCCGGACCGCGAGGGCGAGGCGATCTCCTGGCATGTCCTCTCGGCGCTGACCGACAAGAAGGCGATCAAGAAGGACCTGCGGGTCGAGCGGGTCCTGTTCTACGAGGTGACCAAGCCGGCGGTGCTGGAGGCGATGAAGGCCCCCCGCCAGCTCGACCACCATCTGATCGACGCCTACCAGGCTCGCCGCGCCCTGGACTATCTGGTGGGCTTCACCCTCTCGCCGGTGCTGTGGCGCAAGCTGCAGGGCTCGCGCTCGGCTGGCCGGGTCCAGTCGGTGGCGCTGCGCCTGGTGTGCGAGCGCGAGGCCGAGATCGAGGCGTTCGTCGCGCGGGAATACTGGACGATCGCGGTCGGCTGCCGCACCCAGGGCGGCGATGCCTTCACCGCGCGCCTCGCCAAGCTCGACGGCAGGAAGCTCGACCGGTTCGACCTTCCCGACGAGGTGGCGGCCCAGGCGGCGGTGCGCGCCATCGAGGCCGCGACCTTCCAGGTGGGTTCGGTCGAGAAGAAGCAGGTCGGCCGCAACCCTTCGCCGCCGTTCTCGACCTCGACCCTGCAGCAGGAGGCCTCGCGCAAGCTGGGCTTCTCCGCCGACCGGACCATGCGCACGGCGCAGCGCCTGTTCGAGGGCGCCAACCTGAACGGCGAGCAGGTCGGCCTGATCACCTACATGCGGACCGACAGCGTGGCCCTGTCGGGCGACGCGATCGGCCAGTGCCGCCGCTGGATCGAGAAGCGTTTCTCCGAGCGCTACCTCCCCGAGAAGCCGCGCACCTTCAAGACCAAGACCAAGAACGCCCAGGAAGCCCACGAGGCGATCCGCCCGACCGACGTGTTCCGCACGCCGCAGGAGATCGGCAAGTTCCTGGATGACGACCAGCGCCGCCTCTACGAGCTGATCTGGAAGCGCACCGTCGCCTGCCAGATGGCCGCGGCGGTCCTGGACCGGGTCACCGCGGAGATCGAGGCGGTCGACGGCTCGGTGGGGCTGCGCGCCACCGGCCAGACCGTGACCTTCCCGGGCTTCCTGGAGCTCTACCAGGAAGGCCGCGACGACCCGTCGGCCGACGACGACGACGACAGCCGCCTGCTGCCGCCCATGGTGCAGGGCGAGCCGGTCGGACGCGAGAAGGTCGAGCCTGCCCAGCACTTCACCGAGCCGCCGCCCCGCTTCACCGAGGCCAGCCTGGTCAAGCGCATGGAAGAGCTGGGTATCGGCCGCCCCTCCACCTATGCCTCGATTCTCTCGGTCCTGCAGGCCCGCCAGTACGTGCGCCTGGAGCAGAAGCGGTTCGTGCCGGAATCGCGCGGCCGCATCGTGATAGCCTTCCTGACCTCGTTCTTCGACCAGTATGTCCAGCCGGACTTCACCGCGAAGCTGGAGGACCAGCTCGACGACGTGGCGTCCGGCGAGATCGACTGGAAGGCGGTGCTGCGGGCGTTCTGGGATCCGTTCAAGGCCAGGATCGAGGACGTCAAGGAGCGCCGGGTCGCCGAGGTGATCGACGCGCTCAACGATGCGCTGGCCACCCGGCTGTTCCCGCCGCGCGAGGACGGCAGCAACCCGAGGATCTGCCCGACCTGCGGGACCGGCCAGCTGTCCCTCAAGATCGGCAAGTTCGGCGCGTTCGTGGGCTGCTCCAACTATCCGGAATGCCGCTTCACCCGCCAGCTCGACGTGCCCGCCGACGAAGCCGCGGCGGAGAGCCAGGACCGCCTGCTGGGCGTCGATCCGGACAGCGCCGAGGAAGTCTGGCTGAAGGTCGGCCGGTTCGGCCCCTATGTGCAGCGCGGCTCCGGCGACACGCTCAAGCGCTCCTCCCTGCCGCCCAACCTCAAGCCCGACGATCTCGACCTGGACAGGGCCATCCAGCTCCTGGCGCTGCCGCGCGAGATCGGCACCGATCCCGAGACCGGCAAGCCGATCACCGCCGGCATCAACCGGTTCGGCCCGTTCGTGCATCTGGACAAGCGCTTCGTCCGGCTGGGGCCGGACGAGGACGTCCTGACGGTCGGCATGAACCGGGCGATGGCCCTGCTCGCCGAGCCGCCGGCCAATGCCCGCCGGGCCGCCGCGGCGCCGCTCAAGGAGGTCGGCGTCCATCCCGACAACGACCAGCCGATCCAGCTGTTCGCCGGCCGCTTCGGCCCCTACGTCAAGTGCGGCGACGTCAACGCCAGCCTGCCGAAGTCGCTCGCTGCGGAACAACTCGACCTGGCCACCGCCATTCGCCTGATCGACGAGCGCGCCGCCAAGGGTCCGGGCAAGAAGCCGAAGCGCGGTGCAGCCAAGAAGGCGGCTCCGGCCAAGAAGGCAGCGGCAAAGACGGCGGAGAAGAAACCGGCCAAGGAGGCCCAGCCGGGCGACGGCAAGCCGGCCGCGAAGAAAGCGCCGGCCAAGAAGGCTGCTGCCAGGAAGGCACCGGCGGACGCGGAAGCCCTCGCCACCCCCGGCAACAGCGACAGCACCACGAAGCTCACCCGTTCCAGCACCAGGCGAGCCTGA
- the plsY gene encoding glycerol-3-phosphate 1-O-acyltransferase PlsY: MEPIAASSWGWPLLLALLAGYLAGSIPFGLIVTRMAGAGDIRAIGSGNIGATNVLRTGRKGLALATLLADAAKGALPVLLAMAWFNRDVALVVGLGAVLGHCFPAWLKFKGGKGVATAAGVVLALSPLTLLAALLVFLAAVIATRFVSLGSVLASVTAALVAYMIGDPQAAFLFALIGIIVILKHHQNIGRLVRGEENKVSFSKKA, encoded by the coding sequence ATGGAACCGATCGCCGCCTCCTCCTGGGGCTGGCCGCTCCTGCTTGCCCTGCTGGCAGGCTATCTCGCCGGCTCGATCCCGTTCGGGCTGATCGTCACCCGGATGGCCGGTGCGGGCGACATCCGCGCGATCGGCTCCGGCAATATCGGCGCCACCAACGTGCTGCGCACCGGCCGCAAGGGCCTGGCCCTGGCCACGCTGCTGGCCGACGCAGCCAAGGGCGCCCTGCCCGTGCTGCTGGCCATGGCCTGGTTCAACCGGGACGTGGCCCTGGTGGTGGGCCTGGGCGCCGTGCTCGGCCACTGCTTCCCCGCCTGGCTGAAGTTCAAGGGCGGCAAGGGCGTTGCCACCGCGGCCGGCGTGGTGCTGGCCTTGAGCCCGCTGACCCTGCTGGCGGCGCTGCTGGTGTTCCTGGCTGCCGTCATCGCCACCCGCTTCGTCTCGCTGGGCTCGGTGCTAGCCTCGGTCACCGCCGCCCTGGTGGCGTACATGATCGGCGATCCGCAGGCTGCCTTCCTGTTCGCGCTGATCGGCATCATCGTCATCCTCAAGCACCACCAGAACATCGGCCGGCTGGTGCGCGGCGAGGAGAACAAGGTGAGCTTCTCCAAGAAGGCCTGA
- a CDS encoding dihydroorotase produces the protein MSRLLITNARLVDPVAGTEQPGALLIQHGRIAALGPRLGQDGSIEAERLDAQGAVLAPGLVDLRVQLGEPGAEHKESFATGALAAVAGGVTSFACLPGTLPPIDDPSMVEFVARRARRARLAKVYPYAAITKGLKGEQLAEFGLLREAGAIGFTDGHQAVASARIMRRALSYGRLIDAFLVQHPEEPDLARNGVANPGPIAARLGLTSVPREAEVIMIERDLRLARATGGRIHFSRVTTAETLDAIRRAKAEGVRVTCDCTPHHLALNELEVEGYRTFAKVSPPLRAEADRLAVEAAVIDGTIDAIASDHRPQDQDSKRLPFASAEFGVVGLETLLPVALRLFHDGRIGLPALMSRLATTPARLLGIDAGTLAVGAPADLILFDPNRPWKVTERDLHSASKNTAFEGRLMMGRVETTLVDGRVVFRRDQTSSGSED, from the coding sequence ATGAGCCGCCTGCTGATCACCAATGCCAGGCTGGTTGATCCGGTCGCCGGCACCGAGCAGCCTGGCGCCCTGCTGATCCAGCACGGGCGCATCGCGGCGCTGGGTCCCCGTCTCGGCCAGGACGGCTCGATCGAGGCCGAGCGGCTGGATGCGCAGGGCGCCGTGCTGGCGCCGGGCCTGGTCGACCTGCGCGTGCAGCTGGGCGAGCCCGGCGCCGAGCACAAGGAAAGCTTCGCCACCGGCGCGCTCGCGGCGGTGGCGGGCGGGGTCACCAGCTTTGCCTGCCTGCCCGGCACCCTCCCGCCCATCGACGACCCTTCCATGGTCGAGTTCGTGGCCAGGCGGGCCAGGCGGGCGCGGCTCGCCAAGGTCTATCCCTATGCCGCGATCACCAAGGGGCTGAAGGGCGAGCAGCTTGCCGAGTTCGGCCTGCTGCGCGAGGCCGGCGCCATCGGCTTCACCGACGGCCACCAGGCGGTCGCCAGCGCCCGGATCATGCGCCGCGCCCTATCCTATGGCCGGCTGATCGACGCCTTCCTGGTGCAGCATCCCGAGGAGCCGGACCTCGCTCGCAACGGCGTGGCCAATCCCGGCCCGATCGCCGCCAGGCTCGGCCTGACCTCGGTGCCCCGCGAGGCCGAGGTCATCATGATCGAGCGCGACCTGCGCCTGGCGCGGGCCACCGGGGGCAGGATCCATTTTTCCCGGGTCACCACCGCCGAGACCCTGGACGCGATCCGGCGGGCCAAGGCCGAGGGCGTCCGGGTGACCTGCGACTGCACGCCGCATCACCTGGCGCTGAACGAGCTGGAGGTCGAGGGCTACCGCACCTTCGCCAAAGTCTCGCCGCCCTTGCGCGCGGAGGCCGACCGGCTGGCGGTCGAGGCCGCGGTCATCGACGGCACCATCGATGCGATTGCCTCCGACCACCGCCCCCAGGACCAGGACAGCAAGCGCCTGCCGTTCGCCAGCGCCGAGTTCGGCGTGGTCGGGCTGGAGACCCTGCTGCCGGTGGCGCTGCGCCTGTTCCATGACGGGCGGATCGGCCTGCCGGCCCTGATGTCGCGCCTGGCCACCACGCCCGCCCGCCTGCTCGGCATCGACGCCGGCACGCTGGCGGTGGGCGCCCCGGCCGACCTGATCCTGTTCGACCCGAACCGGCCCTGGAAGGTCACCGAGCGCGACCTCCACAGCGCGTCCAAGAACACCGCCTTCGAGGGCCGGCTCATGATGGGCCGGGTGGAGACCACCCTGGTCGACGGGCGGGTCGTGTTCCGCCGCGACCAGACGTCATCGGGCAGCGAGGACTGA
- the sufD gene encoding Fe-S cluster assembly protein SufD, protein MTSIARNRTVDPVPAFAEAFERLRGEAAGSSGKALEQRAAAFERFNALGVPTPRVENWKYTNAASLVNKPFGVAPRDSADASLVIPHFAGGHKARRLIMVNGRIVPQLSHIGGLPAGMVVRPLAHVLAESPELVDRAQIEGEPEHSFEALNRALTEDGAFITLDDGVAVDEPLQVISLLTPSSSAFMVHPRHVIRLGKGARLHAILTTVALGAGESLLNQVETVEIADDAELTLDRTSQHGDGRSSITRSRYALGSRSRLTQTTMALGGTLQRHEMEVRLRGTHSNATLNGLTMPRGTEHADTLIRMHHEQPDCESDQFYKTVADERGHAVFSGKIFVHKDAQRTNSYQKSTNLLLSDDAEIDAKPELEIYADDVKCSHGATCGDLDPAGLFYLRSRGLDEALARSMLTFAFTGEVFERIVDESVSHAARAMILARLPGGERLAELG, encoded by the coding sequence ATGACCAGCATCGCCCGCAACCGCACCGTGGATCCGGTGCCCGCCTTCGCGGAGGCCTTCGAGCGCCTGCGCGGCGAGGCGGCCGGCAGTTCCGGCAAGGCGCTGGAACAGCGCGCCGCCGCCTTCGAGCGGTTCAACGCGCTGGGCGTGCCCACGCCGCGCGTCGAGAACTGGAAGTACACCAACGCCGCGAGCCTGGTGAACAAGCCGTTCGGCGTGGCGCCGCGCGACAGCGCCGACGCCTCGCTGGTCATCCCGCACTTCGCGGGCGGCCACAAGGCGCGCCGGCTGATCATGGTGAATGGCCGGATCGTCCCGCAGCTCAGCCATATCGGCGGCCTGCCGGCCGGGATGGTCGTGCGCCCGCTCGCCCATGTCCTGGCCGAAAGCCCGGAACTGGTCGACCGCGCCCAGATCGAGGGCGAGCCCGAGCATTCCTTCGAGGCGCTCAACCGGGCGCTTACCGAGGATGGCGCGTTCATCACCCTGGATGACGGGGTAGCGGTGGACGAGCCGCTGCAGGTCATCTCGCTGCTCACCCCATCCTCCAGCGCGTTCATGGTGCATCCCCGCCACGTGATCCGCCTGGGCAAGGGTGCCCGCCTGCACGCGATCCTGACCACCGTGGCGCTGGGGGCGGGCGAGAGCCTGCTCAACCAGGTCGAGACGGTGGAGATCGCCGACGACGCGGAGCTGACCCTCGACCGCACCTCCCAGCACGGCGACGGGCGCAGCTCGATCACCCGGTCGCGCTATGCCCTGGGCAGCCGCTCCAGGCTGACCCAGACCACGATGGCGCTGGGCGGGACTCTGCAGCGGCACGAGATGGAGGTCCGCCTGCGCGGGACGCACAGCAACGCGACCCTGAACGGCCTGACCATGCCGCGGGGCACCGAGCACGCCGACACGCTGATCCGCATGCATCACGAGCAGCCCGACTGCGAGTCCGACCAGTTCTACAAGACGGTCGCCGACGAGCGGGGCCACGCGGTCTTCAGCGGCAAGATCTTCGTGCACAAGGATGCGCAGCGCACCAATTCGTACCAGAAGAGCACCAACCTGCTGCTTTCGGACGATGCGGAGATCGATGCCAAGCCCGAGCTCGAGATCTATGCCGACGACGTGAAGTGCAGCCATGGCGCCACCTGCGGCGACCTGGATCCGGCCGGCCTGTTCTACCTGCGCTCGCGCGGGCTGGACGAGGCGCTGGCCCGCTCGATGCTGACCTTCGCGTTCACCGGCGAGGTGTTCGAGCGGATCGTCGACGAGAGCGTGTCGCATGCCGCCCGGGCGATGATCCTCGCCCGCCTGCCCGGCGGCGAGCGGCTGGCCGAACTGGGATGA